From Salvia splendens isolate huo1 chromosome 16, SspV2, whole genome shotgun sequence, a single genomic window includes:
- the LOC121772132 gene encoding thioredoxin O2, mitochondrial-like: MRGASVILRRLVGRRAPCHASRSSSIGDDLIVSSAAAAAASYSTLILAEDARPLFATIAASAAVSAFHLSFTNQSRNFSSVGSSDSSKVVSIESEEQFNDSIRKAEEESQPAIFYFTAAWCGPCRLLSPMIGQLTQKYPHVTTYKIDIGKKGLENAVSKSIIHSVVTLPSLFGDCIQFCEI; encoded by the exons ATGAGAGGAGCTAGCGTGATCCTACGCCGTTTAGTAGGCCGTCGGGCTCCGTGCCACGCTTCTCGATCTTCTTCTATCGGCGACGACCTTATTGtgtcctccgccgccgccgctgctgcttcGTATTCTACTCTGATCCTCGCCGAGGATGCGCGACCACTTTTTGCTACAATAGCTGCCTCTGCCGCCGTTTCAGCTTTTCACCTCTCTTTCACGAATCAGTCTCGGAACTTCTCCTCTGTTGGCTCGTCAG ATTCATCGAAGGTGGTATCAATCGAGTCTGAGGAACAGTTTAATGATTCAATTCGCAAAGCTGAAG AGGAATCTCAGCCTGCAATATTCTACTTCACAGCAGCTTGGTGCGGCCCCT GTAGATTATTATCACCCATGATCGGACAGCTCACTCAGAAGTACCCACATGTAACAACCTATAAAATAGATATTGGCAAG AAAGGGCTAGAAAATGCGGTGAGCAAGTCAATTATTCACTCTGTAGTAACTCTGCCATCTCTTTTTGGTGATTGCATTCAGTTTTGTGAAATTTGA